The following proteins are encoded in a genomic region of [Eubacterium] hominis:
- the rsmA gene encoding 16S rRNA (adenine(1518)-N(6)/adenine(1519)-N(6))-dimethyltransferase RsmA: MNKPIATPSRTKEILAKHDMFAKKNYGQNFLVDAGVVEKIARDAMVSDHCVAIEIGPGIGALTQYLCEYAKKVISFEIDERLPSVLADTLSEYDNFTLVMEDFLNIDLKSYVEQYTAQGYDVVIAANLPYYITTPILFKIFESNAPVSAITVMMQKEVADRFHASVNTKEYNALSIVTQYRCHVKNVMKVPKNVFMPKPNVDSAVLQFTFKEKDASINEEAFFELVKGCFKQRRKTILNNFGEYLGDKTKAKEVLQHAGVDEKRRAESLTIDEFKHLYEVCIHEN; the protein is encoded by the coding sequence ATGAATAAACCCATTGCGACACCTTCTAGAACAAAGGAAATATTGGCAAAACATGATATGTTCGCAAAGAAAAACTATGGACAAAACTTTTTAGTAGATGCAGGAGTCGTAGAAAAAATCGCCAGAGATGCGATGGTTTCTGATCACTGTGTTGCCATTGAAATCGGTCCTGGTATTGGTGCTTTGACACAATACTTATGTGAATATGCGAAAAAAGTCATTTCTTTTGAAATTGATGAGCGATTACCATCCGTTCTTGCGGATACTTTAAGTGAATATGATAACTTTACTCTAGTCATGGAAGACTTTTTGAATATTGATTTAAAATCCTATGTGGAACAATATACTGCACAGGGCTATGATGTAGTCATTGCAGCGAATCTGCCATACTATATCACAACACCAATCCTGTTTAAAATATTTGAATCCAATGCGCCTGTATCTGCGATCACCGTTATGATGCAGAAGGAAGTAGCGGATCGTTTCCATGCATCTGTGAATACAAAAGAATATAATGCATTAAGCATTGTGACACAATATCGCTGTCATGTGAAAAATGTCATGAAGGTGCCAAAGAATGTCTTTATGCCAAAGCCAAATGTAGACAGTGCCGTATTGCAGTTTACCTTCAAAGAAAAAGATGCATCTATCAATGAAGAAGCATTCTTTGAACTTGTAAAGGGCTGCTTCAAACAACGCAGGAAAACCATTTTGAATAACTTTGGCGAATATCTGGGTGATAAAACAAAGGCAAAAGAAGTATTGCAACATGCGGGTGTTGATGAAAAACGCCGGGCAGAAAGTTTAACAATTGATGAATTCAAACATTTATATGAGGTATGTATCCATGAAAATTGA
- the ispE gene encoding 4-(cytidine 5'-diphospho)-2-C-methyl-D-erythritol kinase, whose translation MKIEAHAKVNLSLNVVRKRDDGYHELEMIMVPLTLHDDVTVELSEQDSYSCNIEGLAIDESNTVVKAVKLMKDTYGIKEHFHVHMEKHIPMQAGLAGGSADGAAVMKGIHALLDLKVPISELSMLSKQVGADVPFCVYDTPAVVKGIGEDVTPINCQLDFEILLVKPQEGVPTGKAFSMIDFQTCEHPDYRKVQHAMETGDYKAFCESLGNTLEQPAFQIVPLIKDIKQELLGMGFDGVLMSGSGSTVFAISKNHALIEEAYHKYDKEGYFVYKTKIIG comes from the coding sequence ATGAAAATTGAAGCACATGCGAAAGTAAATCTTAGTTTAAATGTCGTAAGAAAAAGAGATGATGGCTATCATGAATTAGAAATGATTATGGTACCACTCACCCTTCATGATGATGTAACAGTGGAATTAAGTGAACAGGACAGTTACAGCTGTAATATAGAAGGCTTGGCGATTGATGAATCGAATACCGTTGTCAAGGCAGTAAAGTTAATGAAAGATACCTATGGCATCAAAGAACATTTTCATGTCCATATGGAAAAACATATTCCTATGCAGGCAGGCTTGGCTGGTGGTAGTGCAGATGGTGCTGCGGTAATGAAAGGCATCCATGCATTGCTTGATTTAAAGGTTCCTATAAGTGAATTAAGTATGTTGTCAAAACAAGTAGGAGCGGATGTGCCATTTTGTGTATATGATACCCCGGCTGTTGTGAAAGGGATTGGAGAAGATGTAACACCGATCAATTGTCAACTAGACTTTGAAATCCTGTTGGTAAAACCACAGGAGGGAGTACCGACTGGCAAAGCATTCTCTATGATTGATTTTCAAACCTGTGAACATCCAGACTATCGCAAAGTCCAACACGCTATGGAAACAGGAGATTATAAAGCCTTTTGTGAAAGCTTAGGCAATACCCTTGAACAACCGGCATTTCAAATCGTACCTTTAATCAAAGATATCAAACAAGAACTGTTAGGTATGGGATTTGATGGTGTCTTGATGTCAGGCAGTGGCAGTACCGTGTTTGCGATTAGTAAGAATCATGCTTTGATAGAAGAAGCATATCATAAATATGATAAAGAAGGATACTTTGTATATAAGACGAAGATCATTGGATAA
- a CDS encoding response regulator transcription factor, whose protein sequence is MNYKILIVDDNPEIREVVNVLLSNEGYMIEEACDGFEAIKKANDKDLIILDIMMPNMDGFEVCQKIRETNNAPILFLTAKSMEQDKTQGFLCGGDDYLPKPFSYGELLGRVKALLRRYTVYKGKEVKKQENILEMYNLKVELDKNQVYLDDEKVMLTDLEYRILVLLMKQPKKTFSNQELYENVWDESYLYTANNTIMVHIRNLRKKLKINPQSPLYIKTVWGKGYRFE, encoded by the coding sequence ATGAACTATAAGATATTAATTGTAGATGATAACCCAGAAATCCGCGAAGTCGTCAATGTGCTGTTAAGCAATGAAGGCTATATGATCGAAGAAGCCTGTGATGGTTTTGAGGCAATAAAAAAAGCCAATGACAAAGACCTGATTATATTGGATATCATGATGCCCAATATGGATGGCTTCGAGGTATGTCAAAAGATAAGAGAAACAAACAATGCGCCAATTCTATTTCTGACTGCCAAAAGTATGGAACAAGATAAGACGCAGGGTTTTTTATGCGGTGGAGATGACTACCTGCCAAAACCATTTAGTTATGGAGAACTGCTTGGCAGAGTAAAAGCACTTCTGCGCCGGTATACAGTCTATAAAGGCAAGGAAGTCAAGAAACAGGAAAACATATTGGAAATGTATAATCTGAAAGTAGAATTAGATAAAAACCAAGTATACCTGGATGATGAAAAAGTGATGTTGACAGATTTAGAATATCGCATTCTTGTCTTATTGATGAAACAGCCGAAAAAGACATTTTCCAATCAGGAGCTATACGAAAATGTATGGGATGAATCCTATTTATATACCGCAAACAATACCATTATGGTCCATATTAGAAATTTAAGAAAAAAGCTGAAAATAAACCCACAAAGTCCTTTATATATCAAAACAGTATGGGGAAAGGGGTACCGTTTTGAGTAA
- a CDS encoding sensor histidine kinase: MSKHMMKLSYKFLMVVVLSFLGSVLLFYILFANRYRAMDFYIANYTDLKSPAEQIDDMQKKITETRISRKDKKAILELMKQYPSLSMQLYSNDREYIADHILSDEGISINTRSVWVELYYPEEKDFQLKFYDGDCYLIVQSYQSMTFIMIYLFVSSTIALGLFFSITIHFVRKKMKYVQRLENEMKLIESGDLQHQIECVGNDEIGSLATQLDHLRVALKENMEKESEARKANEELITTMSHDLRTPLTSLMGYLDILEMKIYKNEADHDAYIEKCKQKAEQIKTMSDRLFTHFFVYAQDDDILLVDIPTQQIKETLSNCCLELMSSDFQVEETYCEEDGILQGDMGLIDRIFDNIFSNVIKYAQKEQVKVALFIEENKLHIQVKNQKKMNQFKEESTCIGTKSMDKMIRQMNGKIIINDEESTYCVECMIPLKK, from the coding sequence TTGAGTAAACATATGATGAAACTGAGTTATAAGTTTCTAATGGTTGTTGTGTTGTCCTTTTTAGGATCTGTGCTGTTGTTTTACATCCTGTTTGCGAATCGCTATCGGGCCATGGATTTTTATATCGCAAATTATACGGATTTAAAAAGTCCAGCCGAACAAATAGATGATATGCAGAAGAAAATCACGGAAACCAGAATATCGCGAAAAGATAAAAAAGCAATTTTAGAGCTGATGAAACAATATCCATCGTTATCTATGCAGTTATATAGTAATGATCGAGAATATATCGCAGATCATATCCTAAGTGATGAAGGAATTTCTATCAATACACGTTCTGTCTGGGTGGAATTATACTATCCAGAGGAGAAAGATTTTCAATTAAAGTTTTATGATGGAGATTGTTACCTGATTGTGCAGTCCTATCAGAGTATGACCTTTATTATGATATATCTATTCGTATCCTCTACCATAGCTTTGGGATTGTTCTTTAGTATTACAATACATTTTGTACGTAAAAAAATGAAGTACGTACAACGGTTGGAAAATGAAATGAAGCTGATTGAAAGTGGTGATCTTCAACATCAGATAGAATGCGTTGGCAATGATGAAATAGGCTCCCTTGCTACACAGCTCGATCATTTAAGGGTTGCGTTAAAAGAAAATATGGAGAAAGAAAGTGAAGCACGAAAGGCAAATGAAGAGTTGATTACTACCATGAGCCATGACTTGCGTACACCTTTGACCTCCCTTATGGGATATCTTGATATTCTGGAAATGAAAATCTATAAAAATGAAGCAGATCATGATGCCTATATTGAAAAGTGTAAACAAAAAGCGGAACAAATCAAAACCATGTCTGATCGATTATTTACACATTTCTTTGTCTATGCACAAGATGATGATATATTATTAGTAGATATCCCCACCCAGCAAATCAAAGAAACCTTGTCTAATTGTTGTTTGGAATTAATGAGTTCTGATTTTCAGGTAGAAGAAACATATTGTGAGGAGGATGGTATTCTTCAGGGAGATATGGGATTAATCGATCGTATCTTTGATAATATCTTTTCTAATGTGATAAAATATGCCCAGAAAGAGCAAGTAAAGGTAGCATTGTTTATCGAAGAAAATAAACTTCACATTCAAGTAAAAAATCAAAAGAAAATGAATCAGTTTAAAGAAGAAAGTACCTGTATTGGCACAAAGAGTATGGATAAAATGATACGGCAAATGAATGGAAAAATCATTATAAATGATGAAGAGTCCACTTATTGTGTAGAGTGTATGATTCCATTAAAAAAATAG